A genomic segment from Equus przewalskii isolate Varuska chromosome X, EquPr2, whole genome shotgun sequence encodes:
- the RLIM gene encoding E3 ubiquitin-protein ligase RLIM produces the protein MESSDSNDKGSGDQSAAQRRSQMDRLDREEAFYQFVNNLSEEDYRLMRDNNLLGTPGESTEEELLRRLQQIKEGPPPQNSDENRGGDSSDDVSNGDSIIDWLNSVRQTGNTTRSGQRGNQSWRAVSRTNPNSGDFRFSLEINVNRNNGSQNPENENEPSARRSSGENMDNNSQRQVENAQSESAPARPSRSERNSTEALTEVAPTRGQRRARSRSPDHRRTRARAERSRSPLHPMSEIPRRSHHSISSQTFEHPLVNETEGSSRTRHHVTLRQQISGPDLLSRGLFAASGTRNASQGTGSSDTAGSGESTGSGQRPPTIVLDLQVRRVRPGEYRQRDSIASRTRSRSQTPNNTVTYESERGGFRRTFSRSERAGVRTYVSTIRIPIRRILNTGLSETTSVAIQTMLRQIMTGFGELSYFMYSDSDSEPGGSVSSRNMERAESRNGRGGSGGGSSSGSSSSSNSSSSSSPSSSSSGESSETSSEVFEGSNEGSSSSGSAGARREGRHRAPVTFDESGSLPFLSLAQFFLLNEDDDDQPRGLTKEQIDNLAMRSFGENDALKTCSVCITEYTEGNKLRKLPCSHEYHVHCIDRWLSENSTCPICRRAVLASGNRESVV, from the exons gTGAAAGTACTGAGGAAGAGTTGCTGAGAAGACTACAACAAATTAAAGAGGGCCCTCCACCACAAAATTCAGATGAAAATAGAG gtggAGACTCTTCAGATGATGTGTCTAATGGTGACTCTATAATAGACTGGCTTAACTCTGTCAGACAAACTGGAAATACAACAAGAAGTGGGCAAAGAGGAAACCAATCTTGGAGGGCAGTGAGCCGGACTAATCCAAACAGTGGTGATTTCAGATTCAGTTTAGAGATCAATGTTAACCGTAATAATGGGAGCCAAAATCCAGAGAACGAAAATGAGCCATCTGCAAGGCGTTCTAGTGGAGAAAATATGGACAACAACAGCCAAAGGCAAGTAGAAAATGCACAATCTGAATCAGCACCTGCAAGGCCATCTAGATCAGAACGAAATTCAACTGAAGCATTAACAGAAGTAGCACCTACCAGAGGTCAGAGAAGGGCGAGAAGCAGGAGCCCAGACCATCGGAGAACCCGAGCGAGAGCTGAAAGAAGTAGGTCACCTCTCCATCCAATGAGTGAAATTCCACGAAGATCTCATCATAGTATCTCATCTCAGACTTTTGAGCATCCTTTGGTAAATGAGACTGAGGGAAGTTCTAGAACCCGGCACCATGTGACATTGAGACAGCAAATAAGTGGACCTGACTTGCTAAGTAGAGGTCTTTTTGCAGCTTCTGGAACAAGAAATGCCTCACAAGGAACGGGTTCCTCAGACACAGCTGGCAGTGGTGAATCTACAGGATCAGGACAGAGACCTCCAACCATAGTCCTTGATCTTCAAGTAAGAAGAGTTCGTCCTGGAGAATATCGGCAGAGAGATAGCATAGCTAGCAGAACTCGGTCAAGATCTCAGACGCCGAACAACACCGTCACTTATGAAAGTGAACGAGGAGGTTTTAGGCGTACGTTTTCACGCTCTGAGCGGGCAGGCGTGAGAACCTATGTCAGTACCATCAGAATTCCGATTCGTAGAATCTTAAATACTGGTTTAAGTGAGACTACATCTGTTGCAATTCAGACCATGTTAAGGCAGATAATGACGGGTTTTGGTGAGTTAAGCTACTTTATGTACAGTGATAGTGATTCAGAGCCTGGTGGCTCAGTCTCAAGTCGAAATATGGAAAGGGCAGAGTCACGGAACGGAAGAGGGGGTTCTGGTGGTGGTAGCAGTTCTGGTTCCAGTTCCAGTTCCAATTCTAGTTCCAGTTCCAGTCCTAGTTCCAGTTCCAGTGGTGAAAGTTCAGAGACTAGCTCAGAGGTGTTTGAAGGCAGTAATGAAGGAAGCTCATCATCAGGCTCAGCAGGTGCCAGGCGAGAGGGTCGACACAGGGCCCCAGTAACATTTGATGAAAGTGGCTCTTTGCCCTTCCTTAGTCTGGCtcagtttttcctcttaaatgaggatgatgatgaccAACCTAGAGGACTCACCAAAGAACAGATTGACAACTTGGCAATGAGAAGTTTTGGTGAAAACGATGCATTAAAAACCTGTAGTGTTTGCATTACAGAATATACGGAAGGAAACAAACTTCGTAAGCTCCCTTGCTCCCATGAGTACCATGTCCACTGCATCGATCGGTGGCTATCCGAGAATTCTACTTGTCCTATTTGTCGCAGAGCAGTCTTAGCTTCTGGTAACAGAGAAAGCGTTGTGTAA